The DNA window CGTGGTCGAGACGCGCTCCCGCTTCGTGGGAGGTGACGCGTTTCGGGCGTTTCATCGCCCAGGATGCGATCTCTGCGGCCTGCCTGGACTCACCCGTGCCCGAGGTGATGAGAACGCCACCGTCGGGGGCTTGTGCAGCAGCTCGTTCGAGGACGACGGGGGTGGAAGCTCGCGGGCTGGTCGGCAGCACGGCGCCGCGAATGTCGAACCTCATGATCCAGGGGGTTGCATGGAGCATGCCGCGATGAGCTCCGCCTCGCGTCTCGCCGCACGCGAGAACGCCGGTCGTGAACGTGTCGACAGGAGAGGCAGCGCCACGGGAAGGGCGCCCTTGAGGCTGACGGGCTTGCGTCTTTCAAGGAAACGCTGCTTCCGCGAAAGACGCAGGGTCCAGACACCCATGGATGCTGGCCCACGGTCCCACCGCCTGACGCCTCTGGAGATGCTTCATGCAGCTGGGTCACGCTGCAGGGGGCCCAGGAGCCGCGCCGCCGCCCGCGACCTGAAAGCGCGCGGGCGATGAAACCACCCGGGGATGGAAGCACTCCCCTGATGGAAGCGCCCGGGGAGCGTACGGTCTTTGCTACCGTCCAGCGCACCATGCAGCCGGTTCCGCGACCCACCCGCCACCTCGCTTCCTGCCACGCGCGCTGACCCGATGAACCGCTCCCGCCGCTTCAAGCCCCACCTGCGTGTCGAGCTCGTGGGGGATACTCAGGTCTTCCTCGTGGGCGAGCAACAGCGCTTCCTCCTGGAGGGCCGCGCTCACGCACTCATCGCGCCCCTGCTCGATGGCCGGCGCACGGGGCGACAGCTCCTCGAAGTCCTCGAAGGTCAGGCCTCGCCTCTCGACCTGTTCTATGCGCTCCTGACCATGGAGCAGAAGGGCTACCTCACCGCGGTTCCCTGCCCTCTGTCCCCCGAGGTTGCTGCCTTCTGGCAGGGCTGCGGCGTCGACGCAGCCCTCGCGGTCGATCGGCTCCAGACCACCCCTGTGACCGTGGTCTCGGCCGGCGACGAAGATCCGACACCGTTCATCCGCGCGCTCGAAGATGCCGGGGTCCGCTGCCTCGAAGACACAGGCCTCTCCCCCCTCGAAGGGGAAACGCTCCGCCACCTCGAAGGCAACGGCGTCCGCCAGCTCGGGACCCCCGAGTGCCCTCCCTGCGCCGACCCGTCACCAGGCTCTGCGCTGCGCGTGGTGGTGGCCCGCGACTACCTCGATCCCGCCCTCGCCGCTCTGAACCGACGTGCCCTCGCCGAGCGCTTCTCATGGACCGTCTTGAAGCCCTCCGGGACCAACGCCTGGCTGGGTCCCATCTTCCGCCCGGGGGAAGGCCCTTGCTGGGCCTGCCTCGCCCACCGCCTCCGCGAGAACCGCCCCGTGGAGACCTTCCTCGCGCGCCGCCTCGACCCCGGCCCTGACACGATGCCTCTTCCCCCGCCGCGCGCAGCCCTCCCCGCGAGCCTCCGCGCCGCGGCCGACTGGGCGGGACTCACCCTCGCCCGCTGGATCGTCGAGGGAGGCCACGGTCCTCTCGACACCAAGCTCCTCGCGCTGGACCTCGCCCGCCACACCGTGGAAGAGCACACCGTCGTCCGCCGGCCCCAGTGCCCTGCCTGCGGCGCCCCTGATCTCCTCGCGCGCCGCGCCGAGCAGCCCCTCACGCTGGCCTCCAGGCCCAAGCGCTTCTCCGACGACGGCGGCTACCGCATCCTGACCCCGGACGAGACCTTCGCCCGGTACGAGCACCTCATCAGCCCCCTCACGGGCGTCGTCACCAGCGTCGCTCCCCTCCCGGGCCGCGATCATCCCCTCCGCCCCGTCTTCGCCTCGACCTACTTCACCTGCCCGCCTCCCGATGCCGCCCCGAGCTTCGACGACTTCAGCCGCCCCGCGCTCGGCAAGGGCCGCACCGTCGCCCAGTCACGCGCCGGCGCCCTCTGCGAGGCCATCGAGCGCCACAGCTGCATCGCCCAGGGTGACGAACCCAGGCGCCGCGCCTGCCTCTCGGACCTCGGTGATGCGGCCCTCCCGCCCCCTGCCCTCCTCAACTTCAGCGAGACCCAGGTCCGCCACCGCGACGATCTCAACCGCGCGGCCCCCGACGCGCGCCGCCGCATCCCTCCTCCCTTTGACGCGCGCGCCACGCTCGACTGGGTCCCTGCCTGGTCCCTCACCCACGCCGCCCCCCGTTACCTCCCCGCCACCTCGTGCTACCTCCACTGGCCCGCCCCGCCCGAGGAGCGCTTCTCCACCCTCGACCCCAACGGCCATGCCGCCGGCAACTGCCTCGAAGAAGCCATCTTGCAGGCCTTCTTCGAGCTGGCCGAGCGCGATGCCGTGTCCATCTGGTGGTACAACCGCGTCCGTCGCCCTGCCGTCGATCTGGCGAGCTTCGATCAGCCCTACTTCCTCGAGCTCGTCGACCACTACCGGGCGCTCGGCTACCAGCTCTGGGTGCTCGACGTGACCAACGACCTCGGCCTCCCCGCCTTCGTCGCCCTGGCCCACGACAGCGCCTCCGATCGCACCTGCATCGGCCTCGGCTGCCACACCGAAGCGCGCCTCGGCGTACAGCGTGCCCTCACCGAACTCAACCAGATCTTCGAGCCCGACGGCACCGCGCGCGCCCCCTGGGGCGACGCTCCCCTCGACGACGATGCCTTCCTCTTCCCGGACGACCGGAAGCCACCGACCCGCCGCGAAGACCACCCGCACCGGCCCACCGACGACCTGCGCGACGACGTCCAGCACTGCCTCGCACGCGCCTCGCAGCTCGGCCTCGACGTGATCGTCCACGACCAGTCCCGGCCCGAACTCGGCCTCTGTGCCGTCAAGGTCGTCGTCCCCGGCCTCCGCCACATCTGGCCTCGCTTCGGACCCGGGCGCCTCTACGACGTCCCCGTCCGCCTGGGCTGGCTGGAGCGCCCCCGCGCCGAGGCCGAACTCAACCCCATCCCCCTCTACCTCTAGCCGCTGACCGCAACCCCACCAGCAGCAGCCTCACGAAGGAGACGCGCATGCGCGACGGCTTCTGGATCATCGACGCCGACCGGCACGTCAGCGAACCCATGGCCCTCTGGGAGGCCTACCTCCCCCCGGCCTTCAAGCACCGCGCCCCCACCCTGGAATTCCCCGCGCCCGCCGAACCGCTCGCCGAACGCCTCGCGCGCCTCGGCCCGCGCGGCCTCGTCCCCCCGCAGCCCCACCTCATGCTCGAAGGCCAGCCCGCGATGCACAAGCTCTCCGAGCGCGCGCAGATCGAGCTGGCCCTCTCCCGACAGCGCCGCGCAGGCCAGATGGAAGCGGGCGCGGCCCCCGAGGCCCAGCTCGCCTCCATGGACGCCACCGGCGTCGACGTCGCCCTGCTCTTTCCGACCTTCACCACCTACCTGCTCGGCGTCGACACCCTCGACCCCCAGCTCGCCTCCGCCCTCGCCGGCGCCTACAACGCCTGGCTCCGCGACTTCTGCCGCGCCGATCCCGCGCGCCTCCGCGGCGTCGGCCTCGTGAACCTCCACGACCCGGTGCAGATGGTCCCCGACCTCATGCGCTTCCTCGACCTCGGTTGGCGCGCCGTCGTGCTGCGCCCCAACCCCGTGAAGGGCCGCCTCCTCGGCGACCCGGCCTACGAGCCCTTCTGGGCCGCGTGCGCAGCGCACGGCGTTGGCGTCGCCCTCCACGAAGGCACCCACACCCACTTGCCCACCGCGGGCGCCGATCGCTTCGAGACGCGCTTCGCACTCCACGCCTGCTCCCACCCCATGGAGCAGATGATGGGCCTGCTCGCACTCATCGAAGGCGGCGTCCTCGAACGCCACCCCACCCTGCGCGTCGGCTTGCTCGAAGCGGGCTGCGGCTGGCTTCCCTACTGGCTCTACCGCCTCGACGAGGTCGAATACCGACACCTCGCCGGCGAGGTCGAAGCGCACGTCAAGCAACCCCCATCGGCGTACTTCCAGCGCCAGTGCTTCGCCTCCATCGATCCTGGCGAGCCCCTCCTCACCGAGACCATCCGTCACCTCGGCGCGGATCGATTCCTCTTCGGCACCGACTTCCCTCACCTCGATCACGACATCGACTGCGTGGGAAACGCCCTCTCGCTGCGAGCGACGATCGGGGATGAGGCGCTCGCGAAGATCCTATCTGGCAATGCCGCCCGACTCTTCGGGCTCAGCGTTCCGCCGCGGGAATGAGCCACGTACGCCGGAAGTGACGAGGAACGCACCTCCCGGCCCCCCCATGCGCCTCAGCGCAGCAGCCTCGTCGTCAGCAGCAGCACAGCGTGAAGGGGTGCGACCTGCCCGAGCCCGCATACGCGGCCAGGGCGATGGCCTGTTCCGCACCGGGGTCCGGCTTTGGCGGCAGGATCATCGTCAGCCTGATGGGCGGGATGTCCCAGGTCTGGGTCCGCTCGTTCCATTTGCCGACCCCCTTCGGCGCCTCCTCGACCCTCAGCAAGACGCCACCAGGGAACTGGAAGTTGAAGGCATTCCACAGCGCCAGTGTCGCGTCCTTCAGGAACTGCCCCTTGAACACGTCGTCCTTCCAGGAGCGCGCCACAGCCTTCGGCCAGACGTGGATCCACCGCACCATCTGATCCAGCGCGACGATGATGTTCTCACCCGTCGAATCGAACTGGGTCCCGTGATGGGGCTTGCCCGGCGGCGAGCCCGGCAGAAGGTGAGGTCCGATGCCCGCGATCTGCGTCTCGTAGACCGCCATCGCGAACCCCCACTGCGCCGTCTTTCCAGGTGCCTGGGGAATCGTGAGCGTCAGCTCGGTGTACGGCAGGATCCAGAAGCTCCCGCGCCAGGCATCCTTGGGCGTGCCCTCCTTCAGCGTCAGGATCACCTGGCCCCCAAGGGTGTTCTCCGGATCGAGGTACTTGCCTGGGTTGGCCATCAGATCCTTCTTGAAGGCTGGATCCGCCCAGGTCCGGGCGACCGCCTCGATCCACAGGTAGTGCCACTCCTTCAGCTCGGTCAGATCGTCGCGGTCATCACCCTTCTTGCTTCGATCGCTCATCGCTCCCTCTTTCTCGGTTGGCTCTCTCATCGCTCCACGTGGCAGCAGTGAGGCAACACCCACTCACAGGGAATCACTCACGGCATCTGCGCGATCCAGCGTCGCGCCTCCAGCATCTCGGGCGCATCGAGCCCTTCGGTGAACCCTTCCGCTGCAGGGCGAACCACATCCTCTGCCTCATCGAGCGCGCCGCGCCGTTGCAAGATCCGGGCAAGGTCGAGGCTCGCCCGAAGCGCCGGCATCCTGGCACCTTGCCGACGCGCGATCGCCAGCGCCCTCCACAGAAGACCCTCTGCCACCGCCTCGAACTCGGATCCTTTCGCCCTCAGGTAGGTCGCCTTCAGTCGGTAGATCTCCGACAGGTAGAAGACCTCGCCGCTCTGCTCCGCGCGCTTGCGGCACTCCTCGATGCACTCCAGCGCCCCGTCGAGGTTGTCCCGCGCGGCCTCTGCTTCCGCGACCAGAGCCCCCCAGTAGGTCATGCTGAGCTGCTCACCGGACGCCCGAAGCGACGAGAGGCACTGCCTCCCTTGCTCCACGTCCCCCGTCGCCCAGCAGAGCAAGAGCCCGCAGAATACCCCCACGGAGTGCAGCCCGTAGCGCTCGGAAAGGGCCTTGCCCTCCAGCGCCGCCTCGCACGCCGCCTCGCGCTCTCCCCGGTACTGGTGGATGCCCCCGAGAAACAGCAGCGCATTGCCGATGCAGATGGGGTGGTCCAGCTCCTTTGCCCAGGCCACCGCGGTCCGTGCGTGCTCGAGCGCGCCATCCGGCTGGCCCATGAACCACGACAGCAGCGCGAAGATCACGTGCGCGCACACCTTCGAGTCGATGCCGTAGGTGTCCGCGCTCTTCCGGTGGGCCACGGGATCGTAGATCGAGAGCGCCCGCTCCAGGTGGATGCGCGCTTCCTCGAAACACCCTTCGAGCCAGTGACACTGGGCGAGCAGCGGCAGGAGCGCGACCTCTTCGCCGACATTCCCGCTCCGCTCGACCCGCGTGAGCAGCCGCTCGGCGACGGTCCGTGCCGTCTCGGGCCGGTTATGCAGGTAATAGAGCAACAAGCGCCACAGGGTGGGCGCGGCATCCGCGGCGTCCCCGAGGCGGTCGACCAGCTCCAGCGTGCGCTGGGCGACACGCGCCAGACCAGAGGCACCGACCCCGCCGTGGGCGAGCAATGCGAAGGTCATGACCCCGGACAGCGACAGCTCCGTCTCGGATCGCTCCGGCTCTTCCTCGATGGCGCTCAGCCACCCCAGGGCTTCCTCGCCCACCCGGATCGCCTCCACGTAGGCCGAGCGCTGAAGCGCCGCCTGCGTCGCGCGCTGCGCATACGCGATTGCCTCGCGTTTCTGCTCGGCCGCAGCGTGGTGGTGCGACAGGAGGTCCGGACGCGCCTCGACGATCTCCGCGAACTGCGCCTCCAGCGTCCGCGCGATGTGCGCGTGGACCTTCTTGCGTGCCTCCCTCGGCAGCGACTCGTGCGCCGCGTCCCGGACGAGGGCGTGCCTGAACGCGCAGACGGGCTCCTTCAAGCGGCGCTTGCGCGCGATGATCCCCGCCCGCATGAGCGCGTCCAGATCCTCTTGCACCGTCGCCGCCCCCGCATGGCTCACCGCGCCGAGCAGCTCGATGCCGAACTCGCGCCCCAGCGCTGCCGCGAGTTGTGCCGTCTCCTTCGCGCGGCCCAGCAGATCCAGACGCGCGGTCAAGAGTGCGCGCAGCGTGCCCGGCACCTCCACCTGGGAGAGCGGGCGCGACAGCTCGTACCGCTCCGCCTGCTCCACGAGCGCGCCGGAATCCACCATCATCCGGGTCAGCTCCTCCACGAAGAGCGGCACCCCGTCGGTGCGGCCAAGCACCTGCTTCAAGACCACCTCCGGCAGGGGCTTGTCACCCAGGAGGCCTTGCACCATCGACTCGATCTGCGGCTGATCGAGGCGGTTCAGGTGAAGCTGGAGCATCCCCGTCGTGGGGAACGAGGGAGAGAACTCGGGGCGCGCGGTCAAGAGCACGCAGTAGCGCCCGGAAGGCGCCTCGTGGATGAGCTGGGTCAGGAGCTCCAGGGTCGTCGGATCGGCCCAGTGCAGATCCTCGATGGACAGGACCACCGGCCGCTCCTCGGCCATCGCAGCCAGCAGCGAAAGGATGGCGTTGTGCGTCATCTCCTTGTGCCGCTGGGGCGCGACGTTGAGCGGCCCGTGCGGCTCGACGAGCGGAACGCCGAGCAGCGGCGCGAAGAGCGGCATCGCCTCGTTCGGCGTGAGCCCATGGCGCACGAGCTGGGCTTCGAGCCGCGCCGCGCGGGCCGGGGGGGATGTTTCGAGGTCGATCTGCAGCGCTCTCCCCAGCAGCTCGACGAAGGGGAAGAGGGCGCTGTTCTGCGCATCCGGCGAGCAGCGCGCGTCGAGAAACGTGAGCGACTCGCCGAGCAACCGCTCGCGCAGCTCCCGCACGAGGCGGCTCTTGCCGATGCCCGGCTCCCCCGTGATCAAGCTGCACTGGCCACTGCCGGTACGCACCCGGCGCCAGCGCTCCAGGAGCAGATCCAGCTCCGTCCCGCGACCGATCAGCGGGGCCTTCGCTCCCTCGGGGGTCAGCGCCGAGATGACATCGGAGCGCTCCTGCGCCAGCCGGAAGACCTCGATGTGCTCGGCCAGCCCCTCGAACGAGAGCGCACCGCCGGCCTCCAGAGAGAAGCCCGTACGCAGGAGCCGCCGCGCGTCCGCCGAGACCAGTGGCCCATCGAGGCTCGCCCGCTCGGCGAGCCGCTCGGCGAGAGCGGCCGTCGCGCCCATCCCGAGACCCCCGCCGGCCGCCTCGCGCAGCCCACCGGCTACCAGGATGCCCGCGTGAACGCCGATCTTCACCTCCACGCCGACCCCGCCCACCGGTTCCGCCCGCGCGATCTCTTCCTGGATCGCCAGCGCAGCACGCGCCGCGCGGAGCGCGTCGTCCTCCGCGGCACGCGGATAGCCGAAGTAGAGGAGCAGCTTCTCGCCGAGCGCGGTGACCACGAGCCCCCGGTGGCGGCGCGCGATCTCCGCCACGGCCAGGATCGAGGCCCGGATTCGTTCGTCGAGCACCTCGCGATCGACCGGGGCTCCCCTCTCCGCCCGCGCCGCGAGCGTACAGCAGACCGCCGTCACCTGTCGCAGCTCCCCCTCGGCGCGGGACGAGCCCCACGCGGTCTCCATCATCGTGCTCTGGCCCGTCGTCGCACGGGCCGCCCCGTCGCCACGGAGCAGCGCATCGCACGAGACACCGCGCAGATCGCAGTCTTCCAGCGCTCGGAGCAGCTCCACTGCCGTCACCTCGCGCTCCGCCTCGCCCTTGCGCGTCGCGTCGCGCAAGATCTTCCCGAGCGGGTGGCCCTGGAGCGCGTAGGGGAGCGGCACGGGCTCCGGACTGAGCTGCTGGTACAAGATCTCCGCCGCCGATCGGCCCCGGTACACGGGCACCCCGGTGAGGCATTCCAGGAAGACCAGGCCCCACGAGAACAGGTCCGCGCGCGGCGAGGGGTCGTACCCACGGAGCTGCTCGGGCGCCGCGTAGCCCGGCGTGCCGACCGTCTCGTCGCTCGCCGTCAGGCGTGTGCGCACCTCGCTCTGGTCCGGATCGGCGATCACGCTGATGCCGAAGTCGAGCACCAGCGCATTCCTGCGCGCCCCCGACGGCATCACCATGATGTTGCTCGGCTTGAGATCGCGGTGGACCACGCCCGCGGCGTGCGCGCACGCGAGCGCGTCCAGCACCTGGAGCATCAGGTGCTGCGCCTCCCGGGGCGAGAGCGTCCCCTCGCGGGCGAGCAGCTCGGCGAGCGTCTCGCCCGGCGCGAAGGCGAAGACCGTGTAGAGCCCCCCTTCGCTGGTCTGCCCCGCGTCGATGAGCTGCACGGTGTTCGGGTGATGGATCTGCGCGCAGAGCTGCGCCTCGCGCAGGAAGCGCGCCACCCGCTTCTCGGGCCGGACGCTGCCGTTCTGCTCGACCAGCCGCATGATCTTCACGGCCACGGGTTGCCCCGTCGTGGCCTGCCGCGCCTTGTAGACGACCCCGAAGCCCCCCTCACCGAGCGGCGCGACGATCTCGTACCGCCCTTCGAACCGATCTCCAGGCACCAGTCTGGGGTTGCTCCGCTGCATCGCTCCTCTCAACTCAACGTCCCGGCGGCTGCTCCGCAAGTGCCTCGAGCTGCTCGGCCAGCACCATGTCAGGCTCGCCCCCCACGAGCCGCAAGAGTTCACGCACCCGCTCCAGCTCACGCCGCAGCGCCCGGTGGTGGTTGCGGTTCTTGAGGAGCTGCTGCTGCCCGAGCAGCACGAACGCCTCGTCCCGGTCCCCCCGGAGCTGCACGGCCGCGCCCATCACCATCCCCCGGAACGCCTCGCACAGCTCCAGGGGGATCGGCGTGTCACTCTGAGCGCGTCGCTCCACTTCTTGCACGAACGAGTTGGCCGCCCGCCAGAGCTGCGCGATCAGCGAGCTGCCCTCGGCCCCCCCCTCGTAGGCCAGCGCGCGCTCCACGTCACGCGCGTCGAGTACCAGCTCCCCTCCGGCGCCCACACCCCCGCTGCGGGACGACGAGAGCGCGAGCGCGTACGCGCGGCGCACGATGTTGTCGAGCTGTCGGAGGTTCCCTGGCCACGACCACGCCTGGAGGTGTCTCACCGCCTCGGGTGTCAGGCGCACCGGCGTCGTGCTGCCCGATTCCTGATGCCGTCGCTCCAGCATGTAGTCGGCCCACAGGGGCAGCTCGTCGAGCCGCTCGGCGAGCGGCGGCAGCCGCACGGGCAAAACATTGATCCGGTAGTACAGGTCCTCGCGGAAGCGCCCGGCGCGCACCGCTTCACGCAGGTCGGCGTTGGTGCCAACGATGAAGCGTACATCCGCCGCGCGCTCGCCGTGCTCGTCCCCGAGCGGGCGGAAGCGCCGCTCCTCCAGGACGCGGAGCAAGCCGGCCTGCGCCTTGAGCGACAGCTTGTCGATCTCGTCGATGAACAGCGTCC is part of the Chondromyces crocatus genome and encodes:
- a CDS encoding BMA_0021/BMA_0022 family TOMM bacteriocin, with translation MSDRSKKGDDRDDLTELKEWHYLWIEAVARTWADPAFKKDLMANPGKYLDPENTLGGQVILTLKEGTPKDAWRGSFWILPYTELTLTIPQAPGKTAQWGFAMAVYETQIAGIGPHLLPGSPPGKPHHGTQFDSTGENIIVALDQMVRWIHVWPKAVARSWKDDVFKGQFLKDATLALWNAFNFQFPGGVLLRVEEAPKGVGKWNERTQTWDIPPIRLTMILPPKPDPGAEQAIALAAYAGSGRSHPFTLCCC
- a CDS encoding TOMM system kinase/cyclase fusion protein produces the protein MQRSNPRLVPGDRFEGRYEIVAPLGEGGFGVVYKARQATTGQPVAVKIMRLVEQNGSVRPEKRVARFLREAQLCAQIHHPNTVQLIDAGQTSEGGLYTVFAFAPGETLAELLAREGTLSPREAQHLMLQVLDALACAHAAGVVHRDLKPSNIMVMPSGARRNALVLDFGISVIADPDQSEVRTRLTASDETVGTPGYAAPEQLRGYDPSPRADLFSWGLVFLECLTGVPVYRGRSAAEILYQQLSPEPVPLPYALQGHPLGKILRDATRKGEAEREVTAVELLRALEDCDLRGVSCDALLRGDGAARATTGQSTMMETAWGSSRAEGELRQVTAVCCTLAARAERGAPVDREVLDERIRASILAVAEIARRHRGLVVTALGEKLLLYFGYPRAAEDDALRAARAALAIQEEIARAEPVGGVGVEVKIGVHAGILVAGGLREAAGGGLGMGATAALAERLAERASLDGPLVSADARRLLRTGFSLEAGGALSFEGLAEHIEVFRLAQERSDVISALTPEGAKAPLIGRGTELDLLLERWRRVRTGSGQCSLITGEPGIGKSRLVRELRERLLGESLTFLDARCSPDAQNSALFPFVELLGRALQIDLETSPPARAARLEAQLVRHGLTPNEAMPLFAPLLGVPLVEPHGPLNVAPQRHKEMTHNAILSLLAAMAEERPVVLSIEDLHWADPTTLELLTQLIHEAPSGRYCVLLTARPEFSPSFPTTGMLQLHLNRLDQPQIESMVQGLLGDKPLPEVVLKQVLGRTDGVPLFVEELTRMMVDSGALVEQAERYELSRPLSQVEVPGTLRALLTARLDLLGRAKETAQLAAALGREFGIELLGAVSHAGAATVQEDLDALMRAGIIARKRRLKEPVCAFRHALVRDAAHESLPREARKKVHAHIARTLEAQFAEIVEARPDLLSHHHAAAEQKREAIAYAQRATQAALQRSAYVEAIRVGEEALGWLSAIEEEPERSETELSLSGVMTFALLAHGGVGASGLARVAQRTLELVDRLGDAADAAPTLWRLLLYYLHNRPETARTVAERLLTRVERSGNVGEEVALLPLLAQCHWLEGCFEEARIHLERALSIYDPVAHRKSADTYGIDSKVCAHVIFALLSWFMGQPDGALEHARTAVAWAKELDHPICIGNALLFLGGIHQYRGEREAACEAALEGKALSERYGLHSVGVFCGLLLCWATGDVEQGRQCLSSLRASGEQLSMTYWGALVAEAEAARDNLDGALECIEECRKRAEQSGEVFYLSEIYRLKATYLRAKGSEFEAVAEGLLWRALAIARRQGARMPALRASLDLARILQRRGALDEAEDVVRPAAEGFTEGLDAPEMLEARRWIAQMP
- a CDS encoding amidohydrolase family protein, encoding MRDGFWIIDADRHVSEPMALWEAYLPPAFKHRAPTLEFPAPAEPLAERLARLGPRGLVPPQPHLMLEGQPAMHKLSERAQIELALSRQRRAGQMEAGAAPEAQLASMDATGVDVALLFPTFTTYLLGVDTLDPQLASALAGAYNAWLRDFCRADPARLRGVGLVNLHDPVQMVPDLMRFLDLGWRAVVLRPNPVKGRLLGDPAYEPFWAACAAHGVGVALHEGTHTHLPTAGADRFETRFALHACSHPMEQMMGLLALIEGGVLERHPTLRVGLLEAGCGWLPYWLYRLDEVEYRHLAGEVEAHVKQPPSAYFQRQCFASIDPGEPLLTETIRHLGADRFLFGTDFPHLDHDIDCVGNALSLRATIGDEALAKILSGNAARLFGLSVPPRE
- a CDS encoding TOMM precursor leader peptide-binding protein; its protein translation is MNRSRRFKPHLRVELVGDTQVFLVGEQQRFLLEGRAHALIAPLLDGRRTGRQLLEVLEGQASPLDLFYALLTMEQKGYLTAVPCPLSPEVAAFWQGCGVDAALAVDRLQTTPVTVVSAGDEDPTPFIRALEDAGVRCLEDTGLSPLEGETLRHLEGNGVRQLGTPECPPCADPSPGSALRVVVARDYLDPALAALNRRALAERFSWTVLKPSGTNAWLGPIFRPGEGPCWACLAHRLRENRPVETFLARRLDPGPDTMPLPPPRAALPASLRAAADWAGLTLARWIVEGGHGPLDTKLLALDLARHTVEEHTVVRRPQCPACGAPDLLARRAEQPLTLASRPKRFSDDGGYRILTPDETFARYEHLISPLTGVVTSVAPLPGRDHPLRPVFASTYFTCPPPDAAPSFDDFSRPALGKGRTVAQSRAGALCEAIERHSCIAQGDEPRRRACLSDLGDAALPPPALLNFSETQVRHRDDLNRAAPDARRRIPPPFDARATLDWVPAWSLTHAAPRYLPATSCYLHWPAPPEERFSTLDPNGHAAGNCLEEAILQAFFELAERDAVSIWWYNRVRRPAVDLASFDQPYFLELVDHYRALGYQLWVLDVTNDLGLPAFVALAHDSASDRTCIGLGCHTEARLGVQRALTELNQIFEPDGTARAPWGDAPLDDDAFLFPDDRKPPTRREDHPHRPTDDLRDDVQHCLARASQLGLDVIVHDQSRPELGLCAVKVVVPGLRHIWPRFGPGRLYDVPVRLGWLERPRAEAELNPIPLYL